One genomic region from Vitis riparia cultivar Riparia Gloire de Montpellier isolate 1030 chromosome 17, EGFV_Vit.rip_1.0, whole genome shotgun sequence encodes:
- the LOC117905086 gene encoding probable serine/threonine protein kinase IREH1 isoform X4 codes for MVFKGRFFSSKKSDSSSPDGSNSPRSFGSNSPSRSEKKKVKSPKDGNQIGTSGFATPCGKTQVKESGKQQKKDVKGKETQAPAPAKPNTSSSKLRAAPDVKEAAVSPILASSLGLHRIKTTRSGPLPQESFFGFRGDKGSALGASNLSRPSGGVGGDGCLSSGSGSKSSVKKKEGVNQSRIGSQEQVLLGNWADTGSNSDGMSSESAPSRDQSPHVQVRSRLPNGESSSEVGRYNKQWGHSGGLRSSDVCTPEVQTSYDCETPKESESPRFQAILRVTSGTRKRLPADIKSFSHELNSKGVRPFPFWKPRGLNNLEEVLAVIRVKFDKAKEEVNSDLAIFAADLVGILEKNAESHPEWQETIEDLLILARRCAVTSSGQFWLQCEGIVQELDDRRQELPMGMLKKLHTRMLFILTRCTRLLQFHKESGLAEDEHVLQLRQSRILHSADKRVPSGVGRDGKSSSAAKASRAATRKSYSQEQHGLDWKSDHAIQPGNFLSPTSEATKTLDSPVGRDRMASWKKLPSPAGKTAKESVPMKEQTDIKVESSKMLNNQAGIPDVDLTTAKPPDIPPAKDFHGHSSISSKHQHKASWGYWGDQPNISEDSSIICRICEEEVPTSHVEDHSRICAVADRCDQKGISVNERLIRIAETLEKMMESLSQKDFQHVGSPDVVAKVSNSSVTEESDVLSPKLSDCSRRGSEDMLDCFPEADNYVFVDDLKGFPSMSCKTRFGPKSDQGMTTSSAGSMTPRSPLLTPRTSQIDLLLAGKGAYSEHDDLPQMNELADISRCAANASLHDDHSMSILLGCLEDLRVVIDRRKLDALTVETFGTRIEKLIREKYLQLCELVDDEKVDITSTVIDEDAPLEDDVVRSLRTSPIHSTSKDRTSIDDFEIIKPISRGAFGRVFLAKKRTTGDLFAIKVLKKADMIRKNAVESILAERDILISVRNPFVVRFFYSFTCRENLYLVMEYLNGGDLYSLLRSLGCLDEDVARVYIAEVVLALEYLHSLRVVHRDLKPDNLLIAHDGHIKLTDFGLSKVGLINSTDDLSGPAVSGTSLLEQDEPQLSTSEQHRERRKKRSAVGTPDYLAPEILLGTGHGTTADWWSVGVILFELIVGIPPFNAEHPQMIFDNILNRNIPWPRVPEEMSPEAQDLIHRFGDFV; via the exons ATGGTGTTCAAGGGTAGATTCTTCTCTTCCAAGAAGTCCGATTCTTCAAGTCCTGACGGATCGAATAGTCCTCGATCGTTCGGCTCCAACTCTCCAAGCAGATCCGAGAAGAAGAAGGTCAAATCGCCCAAAGACGGCAACCAGATCGGTACCTCCGGGTTCGCCACGCCGTGCGGTAAAACTCAGGTGAAGGAGAGTGGGAAGCAGCAGAAGAAGGATGTGAAGGGGAAGGAGACTCAGGCTCCGGCACCGGCGAAGCCCAACACTTCGAGTTCCAAGTTGCGGGCGGCACCGGATGTGAAGGAGGCGGCGGTGTCGCCGATTCTGGCGTCGTCGCTGGGGCTGCATCGGATTAAGACTACGAGATCGGGGCCATTGCCACAGGAGAGTTTTTTCGGGTTTCGGGGGGATAAGGGTTCGGCTCTTGGTGCTAGTAATCTTTCGAGGCCCAGTGGTGGCGTTGGTGGTGATGGCTGCTTGAGTTCAGGTTCGGGGTCGAAGAGCAGTGTGAAAAAGAAGGAAGGGGTTAATCAGAGTAGGATAGGTTCTCAGGAGCAGGTTTTGTTAGGGAATTGGGCTGATACTGGAAGTAATTCGGATGGCATGTCGAGTGAGAGTGCTCCATCTAGAGACCAGAGTCCTCATGTGCAAGTGCGGTCGCGGCTGCCAAACGGTGAATCCTCCTCTGAAGTGG GGCGATACAATAAACAATGGGGCCATTCAGGAGGCTTGAGAAGTTCAGATGTTTGTACTCCAGAGGTACAG ACTTCATATGATTGTGAAACCCCGAAGGAGTCTGAATCTCCTCGTTTTCAAGCTATACTCCGGGTGACAAGTGGAACTAGAAAGAGGCTTCCTGCTGACATCAAAAGTTTCTCTCATGAATTAAATTCTAAAGGTGTACGACCTTTCCCATTTTGGAAGCCGCGAGGCTTAAATAACTTAGAG GAGGTTTTGGCTGTCATACGAGTAAAGTTTGACAAAGCAAAGGAAGAAGTGAACTCTGATCTGGCAATTTTTGCAGCAGATTTGGTGGgaattcttgaaaaaaatgcagaaaGTCATCCTGAATGGCAAGAAACTATTGAAGACTTGCTGATTTTGGCTCGGCGCTGTGCTGTGACATCTTCGGGACAGTTTTGGCTTCAGTGTGAAGGTATAGTTCAAGAACTTGATGATAGGCGTCAGGAACTCCCCATGGGTATGCTGAAGAAGCTTCACACCCGAATGCTTTTCATTCTCACGAGGTGTACCAGATTGTTGCAGTTCCACAAGGAAAGTGGTTTGGCTGAGGATGAACATGTTCTTCAGCTTCGTCAATCTAGAATCCTACATTCTGCCGATAAACGAGTTCCATCAGGTGTGGGAAGGGATGGGAAAAGTTCTAGTGCTGCAAAAGCCTCGAGGGCAGCTACGAGGAAATCTTATAGCCAGGAGCAGCATGGCTTGGACTGGAAGAGCGATCATGCTATACAACCTGGAAACTTTCTCTCTCCTACTTCTGAAGCAACAAAGACTTTGGACTCTCCTGTGGGTAGGGATCGTATGGCTTCTTGGAAGAAACTACCATCTCCAGCAGGAAAAACTGCAAAAGAATCTGTTCCAATGAAGGAACAGACTGATATTAAGGTGGAGTCTTCAAAGATGTTAAACAACCAGGCTGGAATTCCTGATGTTGATTTGACTACTGCTAAGCCTCCTGACATTCCTCCGGCTAAAGATTTTCATGGACATTCTTCTATTTCGTCCAAGCACCAGCACAAAGCTTCTTGGGGTTATTGGGGAGATCAGCCGAATATTTCTGAGGATAGTTCAATAATTTGTCGCATTTGTGAGGAGGAGGTTCCAACTTCCCATGTGGAAGACCATTCAAGAATTTGTGCAGTTGCTGACCGATGCGATCAGAAGGGTATAAGTGTCAATGAGCGGCTCATTAGAATTGCTGAAACTCTTGAGAAGATGATGGAATCCCTTTCACAGAAGGATTTTCAACATGTGGGAAGCCCAGATGTTGTTGCAAAAGTATCAAACTCGAGCGTTACTGAAGAATCTGATGTGCTCTCACCAAAACTTAGTGATTGCTCTCGCAGAGGCTCAGAAGACATGCTTGATTGTTTCCCTGAAGCTGATAACTATGTTTTTGTGGATGACTTAAAGGGCTTTCCATCCATGTCATGTAAGACTCGTTTTGGACCAAAGTCTGATCAAGGAATGACAACTTCATCTGCTGGTAGCATGACTCCTAGGTCTCCATTATTGACACCGAGGACCAGCCAGATAGACCTGCTATTGGCTGGAAAGGGTGCCTACTCTGAACATGATGATCTTCCACAG ATGAATGAGCTTGCTGATATTTCAAGATGTGCGGCAAATGCATCTTTGCATGATGATCACTCTATGTCAATTTTGCTTGGATGCCTTGAAGACCTGAGGGTTGTTATTGACCGTAGGAAGTTGGATGCACTTACAGTGGAGACATTTGGGACACGCATTGAAAAGCTGATTCG GGAGAAGTATTTGCAGCTTTGTGAGCTTGTGGATGATGAGAAGGTTGATATCACAAGTACTGTAATTGATGAAGATGCACCTTTAGAAGATGATGTGGTTCGTAGCTTGAGAACTAGCCCAATACATTCTACTTCTAAAGACCGCACTTCAATAGATGATTTTGAGATAATAAAACCAATAAGTCGTGGGGCATTTGGCCGGGTTTTCTTGGCAAAAAAGAGAACAACAGGGGATCTTTTTGCAATTAAG GTTCTTAAAAAGGCAGATATGATCCGTAAGAATGCTGTTGAGAGTATTTTGGCAGAACGTGATATTTTAATCTCAGTTCGCAATCCTTTTGTG GTTcgctttttttattcatttacatGTCGTGAGAACTTGTATCTTGTGATGGAATACTTGAATGGAGGAGATCTGTATTCATTATTGAGGAGTTTAGGCTGCTTAGATGAAGATGTTGCTCGTGTATATATAGCAGAAGTG GTGCTTGCTTTGGAATATTTACATTCTCTGCGTGTGGTTCATCGTGATCTGAAGCCTGATAATTTGTTGATTGCACATGATGGTCATATAAAG TTGACAGACTTTGGATTATCAAAGGTTGGTCTCATCAACAGCACTGATGATTTGTCTGGTCCAGCAGTTAGTGGGACGTCCCTACTTGAACAAGATGAACCTCAGTTGTCTACATCTGAGCAACATCGAGAAAGGCGGAAGAAACGCTCTGCTGTGGGAACGCCTGATTATCTGGCACCAGAGATACTTTTGGGAACAGGACATG GCACAACTGCTGATTGGTGGTCTGTTGGAGTTATCCTGTTTGAACTGATTGTTGGTATTCCACCATTCAATGCAGAGCATCCTCAG ATGATATTTGACAATATTCTCAACCGTAACATACCATGGCCCCGGGTACCAGAAGAAATGAGCCCTGAAGCACAAGATCTAATCCATCG
- the LOC117905086 gene encoding probable serine/threonine protein kinase IREH1 isoform X6, with the protein MVFKGRFFSSKKSDSSSPDGSNSPRSFGSNSPSRSEKKKVKSPKDGNQIGTSGFATPCGKTQVKESGKQQKKDVKGKETQAPAPAKPNTSSSKLRAAPDVKEAAVSPILASSLGLHRIKTTRSGPLPQESFFGFRGDKGSALGASNLSRPSGGVGGDGCLSSGSGSKSSVKKKEGVNQSRIGSQEQVLLGNWADTGSNSDGMSSESAPSRDQSPHVQVRSRLPNGESSSEVGRYNKQWGHSGGLRSSDVCTPEVQTSYDCETPKESESPRFQAILRVTSGTRKRLPADIKSFSHELNSKGVRPFPFWKPRGLNNLEEVLAVIRVKFDKAKEEVNSDLAIFAADLVGILEKNAESHPEWQETIEDLLILARRCAVTSSGQFWLQCEGIVQELDDRRQELPMGMLKKLHTRMLFILTRCTRLLQFHKESGLAEDEHVLQLRQSRILHSADKRVPSGVGRDGKSSSAAKASRAATRKSYSQEQHGLDWKSDHAIQPGNFLSPTSEATKTLDSPVGRDRMASWKKLPSPAGKTAKESVPMKEQTDIKVESSKMLNNQAGIPDVDLTTAKPPDIPPAKDFHGHSSISSKHQHKASWGYWGDQPNISEDSSIICRICEEEVPTSHVEDHSRICAVADRCDQKGISVNERLIRIAETLEKMMESLSQKDFQHVGSPDVVAKVSNSSVTEESDVLSPKLSDCSRRGSEDMLDCFPEADNYVFVDDLKGFPSMSCKTRFGPKSDQGMTTSSAGSMTPRSPLLTPRTSQIDLLLAGKGAYSEHDDLPQMNELADISRCAANASLHDDHSMSILLGCLEDLRVVIDRRKLDALTVETFGTRIEKLIREKYLQLCELVDDEKVDITSTVIDEDAPLEDDVVRSLRTSPIHSTSKDRTSIDDFEIIKPISRGAFGRVFLAKKRTTGDLFAIKVLKKADMIRKNAVESILAERDILISVRNPFVVRFFYSFTCRENLYLVMEYLNGGDLYSLLRSLGCLDEDVARVYIAEVVLALEYLHSLRVVHRDLKPDNLLIAHDGHIKLTDFGLSKVGLINSTDDLSGPAVSGTSLLEQDEPQLSTSEQHRERRKKRSAVGTPDYLAPEILLGTGHDDI; encoded by the exons ATGGTGTTCAAGGGTAGATTCTTCTCTTCCAAGAAGTCCGATTCTTCAAGTCCTGACGGATCGAATAGTCCTCGATCGTTCGGCTCCAACTCTCCAAGCAGATCCGAGAAGAAGAAGGTCAAATCGCCCAAAGACGGCAACCAGATCGGTACCTCCGGGTTCGCCACGCCGTGCGGTAAAACTCAGGTGAAGGAGAGTGGGAAGCAGCAGAAGAAGGATGTGAAGGGGAAGGAGACTCAGGCTCCGGCACCGGCGAAGCCCAACACTTCGAGTTCCAAGTTGCGGGCGGCACCGGATGTGAAGGAGGCGGCGGTGTCGCCGATTCTGGCGTCGTCGCTGGGGCTGCATCGGATTAAGACTACGAGATCGGGGCCATTGCCACAGGAGAGTTTTTTCGGGTTTCGGGGGGATAAGGGTTCGGCTCTTGGTGCTAGTAATCTTTCGAGGCCCAGTGGTGGCGTTGGTGGTGATGGCTGCTTGAGTTCAGGTTCGGGGTCGAAGAGCAGTGTGAAAAAGAAGGAAGGGGTTAATCAGAGTAGGATAGGTTCTCAGGAGCAGGTTTTGTTAGGGAATTGGGCTGATACTGGAAGTAATTCGGATGGCATGTCGAGTGAGAGTGCTCCATCTAGAGACCAGAGTCCTCATGTGCAAGTGCGGTCGCGGCTGCCAAACGGTGAATCCTCCTCTGAAGTGG GGCGATACAATAAACAATGGGGCCATTCAGGAGGCTTGAGAAGTTCAGATGTTTGTACTCCAGAGGTACAG ACTTCATATGATTGTGAAACCCCGAAGGAGTCTGAATCTCCTCGTTTTCAAGCTATACTCCGGGTGACAAGTGGAACTAGAAAGAGGCTTCCTGCTGACATCAAAAGTTTCTCTCATGAATTAAATTCTAAAGGTGTACGACCTTTCCCATTTTGGAAGCCGCGAGGCTTAAATAACTTAGAG GAGGTTTTGGCTGTCATACGAGTAAAGTTTGACAAAGCAAAGGAAGAAGTGAACTCTGATCTGGCAATTTTTGCAGCAGATTTGGTGGgaattcttgaaaaaaatgcagaaaGTCATCCTGAATGGCAAGAAACTATTGAAGACTTGCTGATTTTGGCTCGGCGCTGTGCTGTGACATCTTCGGGACAGTTTTGGCTTCAGTGTGAAGGTATAGTTCAAGAACTTGATGATAGGCGTCAGGAACTCCCCATGGGTATGCTGAAGAAGCTTCACACCCGAATGCTTTTCATTCTCACGAGGTGTACCAGATTGTTGCAGTTCCACAAGGAAAGTGGTTTGGCTGAGGATGAACATGTTCTTCAGCTTCGTCAATCTAGAATCCTACATTCTGCCGATAAACGAGTTCCATCAGGTGTGGGAAGGGATGGGAAAAGTTCTAGTGCTGCAAAAGCCTCGAGGGCAGCTACGAGGAAATCTTATAGCCAGGAGCAGCATGGCTTGGACTGGAAGAGCGATCATGCTATACAACCTGGAAACTTTCTCTCTCCTACTTCTGAAGCAACAAAGACTTTGGACTCTCCTGTGGGTAGGGATCGTATGGCTTCTTGGAAGAAACTACCATCTCCAGCAGGAAAAACTGCAAAAGAATCTGTTCCAATGAAGGAACAGACTGATATTAAGGTGGAGTCTTCAAAGATGTTAAACAACCAGGCTGGAATTCCTGATGTTGATTTGACTACTGCTAAGCCTCCTGACATTCCTCCGGCTAAAGATTTTCATGGACATTCTTCTATTTCGTCCAAGCACCAGCACAAAGCTTCTTGGGGTTATTGGGGAGATCAGCCGAATATTTCTGAGGATAGTTCAATAATTTGTCGCATTTGTGAGGAGGAGGTTCCAACTTCCCATGTGGAAGACCATTCAAGAATTTGTGCAGTTGCTGACCGATGCGATCAGAAGGGTATAAGTGTCAATGAGCGGCTCATTAGAATTGCTGAAACTCTTGAGAAGATGATGGAATCCCTTTCACAGAAGGATTTTCAACATGTGGGAAGCCCAGATGTTGTTGCAAAAGTATCAAACTCGAGCGTTACTGAAGAATCTGATGTGCTCTCACCAAAACTTAGTGATTGCTCTCGCAGAGGCTCAGAAGACATGCTTGATTGTTTCCCTGAAGCTGATAACTATGTTTTTGTGGATGACTTAAAGGGCTTTCCATCCATGTCATGTAAGACTCGTTTTGGACCAAAGTCTGATCAAGGAATGACAACTTCATCTGCTGGTAGCATGACTCCTAGGTCTCCATTATTGACACCGAGGACCAGCCAGATAGACCTGCTATTGGCTGGAAAGGGTGCCTACTCTGAACATGATGATCTTCCACAG ATGAATGAGCTTGCTGATATTTCAAGATGTGCGGCAAATGCATCTTTGCATGATGATCACTCTATGTCAATTTTGCTTGGATGCCTTGAAGACCTGAGGGTTGTTATTGACCGTAGGAAGTTGGATGCACTTACAGTGGAGACATTTGGGACACGCATTGAAAAGCTGATTCG GGAGAAGTATTTGCAGCTTTGTGAGCTTGTGGATGATGAGAAGGTTGATATCACAAGTACTGTAATTGATGAAGATGCACCTTTAGAAGATGATGTGGTTCGTAGCTTGAGAACTAGCCCAATACATTCTACTTCTAAAGACCGCACTTCAATAGATGATTTTGAGATAATAAAACCAATAAGTCGTGGGGCATTTGGCCGGGTTTTCTTGGCAAAAAAGAGAACAACAGGGGATCTTTTTGCAATTAAG GTTCTTAAAAAGGCAGATATGATCCGTAAGAATGCTGTTGAGAGTATTTTGGCAGAACGTGATATTTTAATCTCAGTTCGCAATCCTTTTGTG GTTcgctttttttattcatttacatGTCGTGAGAACTTGTATCTTGTGATGGAATACTTGAATGGAGGAGATCTGTATTCATTATTGAGGAGTTTAGGCTGCTTAGATGAAGATGTTGCTCGTGTATATATAGCAGAAGTG GTGCTTGCTTTGGAATATTTACATTCTCTGCGTGTGGTTCATCGTGATCTGAAGCCTGATAATTTGTTGATTGCACATGATGGTCATATAAAG TTGACAGACTTTGGATTATCAAAGGTTGGTCTCATCAACAGCACTGATGATTTGTCTGGTCCAGCAGTTAGTGGGACGTCCCTACTTGAACAAGATGAACCTCAGTTGTCTACATCTGAGCAACATCGAGAAAGGCGGAAGAAACGCTCTGCTGTGGGAACGCCTGATTATCTGGCACCAGAGATACTTTTGGGAACAGGACATG ATGATATTTGA
- the LOC117905086 gene encoding probable serine/threonine protein kinase IREH1 isoform X5 — protein MVFKGRFFSSKKSDSSSPDGSNSPRSFGSNSPSRSEKKKVKSPKDGNQIGTSGFATPCGKTQVKESGKQQKKDVKGKETQAPAPAKPNTSSSKLRAAPDVKEAAVSPILASSLGLHRIKTTRSGPLPQESFFGFRGDKGSALGASNLSRPSGGVGGDGCLSSGSGSKSSVKKKEGVNQSRIGSQEQVLLGNWADTGSNSDGMSSESAPSRDQSPHVQVRSRLPNGESSSEVGRYNKQWGHSGGLRSSDVCTPEVQTSYDCETPKESESPRFQAILRVTSGTRKRLPADIKSFSHELNSKGVRPFPFWKPRGLNNLEEVLAVIRVKFDKAKEEVNSDLAIFAADLVGILEKNAESHPEWQETIEDLLILARRCAVTSSGQFWLQCEGIVQELDDRRQELPMGMLKKLHTRMLFILTRCTRLLQFHKESGLAEDEHVLQLRQSRILHSADKRVPSGVGRDGKSSSAAKASRAATRKSYSQEQHGLDWKSDHAIQPGNFLSPTSEATKTLDSPVGRDRMASWKKLPSPAGKTAKESVPMKEQTDIKVESSKMLNNQAGIPDVDLTTAKPPDIPPAKDFHGHSSISSKHQHKASWGYWGDQPNISEDSSIICRICEEEVPTSHVEDHSRICAVADRCDQKGISVNERLIRIAETLEKMMESLSQKDFQHVGSPDVVAKVSNSSVTEESDVLSPKLSDCSRRGSEDMLDCFPEADNYVFVDDLKGFPSMSCKTRFGPKSDQGMTTSSAGSMTPRSPLLTPRTSQIDLLLAGKGAYSEHDDLPQMNELADISRCAANASLHDDHSMSILLGCLEDLRVVIDRRKLDALTVETFGTRIEKLIREKYLQLCELVDDEKVDITSTVIDEDAPLEDDVVRSLRTSPIHSTSKDRTSIDDFEIIKPISRGAFGRVFLAKKRTTGDLFAIKVLKKADMIRKNAVESILAERDILISVRNPFVVRFFYSFTCRENLYLVMEYLNGGDLYSLLRSLGCLDEDVARVYIAEVVLALEYLHSLRVVHRDLKPDNLLIAHDGHIKLTDFGLSKVGLINSTDDLSGPAVSGTSLLEQDEPQLSTSEQHRERRKKRSAVGTPDYLAPEILLGTGHVRSSETGATSSSKKPKALGSPKGRRRTLLWMLN, from the exons ATGGTGTTCAAGGGTAGATTCTTCTCTTCCAAGAAGTCCGATTCTTCAAGTCCTGACGGATCGAATAGTCCTCGATCGTTCGGCTCCAACTCTCCAAGCAGATCCGAGAAGAAGAAGGTCAAATCGCCCAAAGACGGCAACCAGATCGGTACCTCCGGGTTCGCCACGCCGTGCGGTAAAACTCAGGTGAAGGAGAGTGGGAAGCAGCAGAAGAAGGATGTGAAGGGGAAGGAGACTCAGGCTCCGGCACCGGCGAAGCCCAACACTTCGAGTTCCAAGTTGCGGGCGGCACCGGATGTGAAGGAGGCGGCGGTGTCGCCGATTCTGGCGTCGTCGCTGGGGCTGCATCGGATTAAGACTACGAGATCGGGGCCATTGCCACAGGAGAGTTTTTTCGGGTTTCGGGGGGATAAGGGTTCGGCTCTTGGTGCTAGTAATCTTTCGAGGCCCAGTGGTGGCGTTGGTGGTGATGGCTGCTTGAGTTCAGGTTCGGGGTCGAAGAGCAGTGTGAAAAAGAAGGAAGGGGTTAATCAGAGTAGGATAGGTTCTCAGGAGCAGGTTTTGTTAGGGAATTGGGCTGATACTGGAAGTAATTCGGATGGCATGTCGAGTGAGAGTGCTCCATCTAGAGACCAGAGTCCTCATGTGCAAGTGCGGTCGCGGCTGCCAAACGGTGAATCCTCCTCTGAAGTGG GGCGATACAATAAACAATGGGGCCATTCAGGAGGCTTGAGAAGTTCAGATGTTTGTACTCCAGAGGTACAG ACTTCATATGATTGTGAAACCCCGAAGGAGTCTGAATCTCCTCGTTTTCAAGCTATACTCCGGGTGACAAGTGGAACTAGAAAGAGGCTTCCTGCTGACATCAAAAGTTTCTCTCATGAATTAAATTCTAAAGGTGTACGACCTTTCCCATTTTGGAAGCCGCGAGGCTTAAATAACTTAGAG GAGGTTTTGGCTGTCATACGAGTAAAGTTTGACAAAGCAAAGGAAGAAGTGAACTCTGATCTGGCAATTTTTGCAGCAGATTTGGTGGgaattcttgaaaaaaatgcagaaaGTCATCCTGAATGGCAAGAAACTATTGAAGACTTGCTGATTTTGGCTCGGCGCTGTGCTGTGACATCTTCGGGACAGTTTTGGCTTCAGTGTGAAGGTATAGTTCAAGAACTTGATGATAGGCGTCAGGAACTCCCCATGGGTATGCTGAAGAAGCTTCACACCCGAATGCTTTTCATTCTCACGAGGTGTACCAGATTGTTGCAGTTCCACAAGGAAAGTGGTTTGGCTGAGGATGAACATGTTCTTCAGCTTCGTCAATCTAGAATCCTACATTCTGCCGATAAACGAGTTCCATCAGGTGTGGGAAGGGATGGGAAAAGTTCTAGTGCTGCAAAAGCCTCGAGGGCAGCTACGAGGAAATCTTATAGCCAGGAGCAGCATGGCTTGGACTGGAAGAGCGATCATGCTATACAACCTGGAAACTTTCTCTCTCCTACTTCTGAAGCAACAAAGACTTTGGACTCTCCTGTGGGTAGGGATCGTATGGCTTCTTGGAAGAAACTACCATCTCCAGCAGGAAAAACTGCAAAAGAATCTGTTCCAATGAAGGAACAGACTGATATTAAGGTGGAGTCTTCAAAGATGTTAAACAACCAGGCTGGAATTCCTGATGTTGATTTGACTACTGCTAAGCCTCCTGACATTCCTCCGGCTAAAGATTTTCATGGACATTCTTCTATTTCGTCCAAGCACCAGCACAAAGCTTCTTGGGGTTATTGGGGAGATCAGCCGAATATTTCTGAGGATAGTTCAATAATTTGTCGCATTTGTGAGGAGGAGGTTCCAACTTCCCATGTGGAAGACCATTCAAGAATTTGTGCAGTTGCTGACCGATGCGATCAGAAGGGTATAAGTGTCAATGAGCGGCTCATTAGAATTGCTGAAACTCTTGAGAAGATGATGGAATCCCTTTCACAGAAGGATTTTCAACATGTGGGAAGCCCAGATGTTGTTGCAAAAGTATCAAACTCGAGCGTTACTGAAGAATCTGATGTGCTCTCACCAAAACTTAGTGATTGCTCTCGCAGAGGCTCAGAAGACATGCTTGATTGTTTCCCTGAAGCTGATAACTATGTTTTTGTGGATGACTTAAAGGGCTTTCCATCCATGTCATGTAAGACTCGTTTTGGACCAAAGTCTGATCAAGGAATGACAACTTCATCTGCTGGTAGCATGACTCCTAGGTCTCCATTATTGACACCGAGGACCAGCCAGATAGACCTGCTATTGGCTGGAAAGGGTGCCTACTCTGAACATGATGATCTTCCACAG ATGAATGAGCTTGCTGATATTTCAAGATGTGCGGCAAATGCATCTTTGCATGATGATCACTCTATGTCAATTTTGCTTGGATGCCTTGAAGACCTGAGGGTTGTTATTGACCGTAGGAAGTTGGATGCACTTACAGTGGAGACATTTGGGACACGCATTGAAAAGCTGATTCG GGAGAAGTATTTGCAGCTTTGTGAGCTTGTGGATGATGAGAAGGTTGATATCACAAGTACTGTAATTGATGAAGATGCACCTTTAGAAGATGATGTGGTTCGTAGCTTGAGAACTAGCCCAATACATTCTACTTCTAAAGACCGCACTTCAATAGATGATTTTGAGATAATAAAACCAATAAGTCGTGGGGCATTTGGCCGGGTTTTCTTGGCAAAAAAGAGAACAACAGGGGATCTTTTTGCAATTAAG GTTCTTAAAAAGGCAGATATGATCCGTAAGAATGCTGTTGAGAGTATTTTGGCAGAACGTGATATTTTAATCTCAGTTCGCAATCCTTTTGTG GTTcgctttttttattcatttacatGTCGTGAGAACTTGTATCTTGTGATGGAATACTTGAATGGAGGAGATCTGTATTCATTATTGAGGAGTTTAGGCTGCTTAGATGAAGATGTTGCTCGTGTATATATAGCAGAAGTG GTGCTTGCTTTGGAATATTTACATTCTCTGCGTGTGGTTCATCGTGATCTGAAGCCTGATAATTTGTTGATTGCACATGATGGTCATATAAAG TTGACAGACTTTGGATTATCAAAGGTTGGTCTCATCAACAGCACTGATGATTTGTCTGGTCCAGCAGTTAGTGGGACGTCCCTACTTGAACAAGATGAACCTCAGTTGTCTACATCTGAGCAACATCGAGAAAGGCGGAAGAAACGCTCTGCTGTGGGAACGCCTGATTATCTGGCACCAGAGATACTTTTGGGAACAGGACATG TGAGGTCTTCAGAGACGGGTGCAACATCATCTTCCAAAAAGCCCAAAGCTCTAGGGTCTCCCAAAGGAAGGCGAAG AACCCTATTGTGGATGTTAAACTGA